The Thermodesulfobacteriota bacterium region TCGGCTTCATCAAGTAATCAAAAGCACCTTGTTTCATGCCTTCGATTCCTTCTCTGGTTGAACCACGCCCTGTAAGCAAAATAACTGGAATATCAGGCAATATCGCTTTAATCTGTCTGAGAACATCAAGGCCACTTAATCCCGGCATCATAACATCTAAAATAACAATATCCGGGCTTATTTGATTAATTTTAGCCAGGGCATTTTCACCGTTGTAAGCTACCTCCGTTTCAATGCCTCTTAAACTCAGCCTCTCCGACAGTGTAGTTACAAACTCCTCTTCGTCATCAACAAGCAGTACCTTTAGATTAGACATGATTTCCCTCTTCAAAATATGGGTTACTCTTTATCGGGATAATTACAGTAAAAGTAGTTCCTTCTTCCTCCTTACTT contains the following coding sequences:
- a CDS encoding response regulator, which codes for MSNLKVLLVDDEEEFVTTLSERLSLRGIETEVAYNGENALAKINQISPDIVILDVMMPGLSGLDVLRQIKAILPDIPVILLTGRGSTREGIEGMKQGAFDYLMKPIDIEELIKKMNEAMKSR